From the genome of Desulfitobacterium chlororespirans DSM 11544, one region includes:
- a CDS encoding FAD-dependent oxidoreductase, with translation MKKKVLIVGGVAGGASAAARLRRLDEDAEIILFERDDYISFANCGLPYYIGGAITKRERLMVQTPEDMQARFNIDVRIRSEVIQLDADNKKVLVKSQSRGTYEESYDAIILSPGAKALWPNIPGIDSKNILTLRNIPDTDAIKGLVDQKGVQSAIIIGGGFVGVEMAENLRERGLNVTLVEAAPHILAPFDTDMVVLAEKKLVANGIRLILNDGVKSFQDLDNQVEVTLASNTKLQGDLIILAIGVIPDTGFLKESGLELGPKGHLIVNEHMETNLPHVYAAGDAVEVLDYITKTKTAIPLAGPANKQGRIAADNIAGLNSTYKGTQGTSIIKIFELTAASTGANERTLQRANLPYHVIHIHPVSHASYYPNAYPLTLKLIFGADGRIFGAQGIGRDGVDKRIDVIATVIRLGGTVEDLTELELAYAPPFSSAKDPVNMAGYVAQNVLTGQAHMLVWDDLNKIEEEYIFVDVRTKIEFAKGHVEGAINIPVDDLRQRLQELDPAKLIVVYCEVGLRGYFAERILTPRGYRVLNLTGGYTTYSVQGFDPNQALDDYKKGLNPYPCCADEDIIDPDTQTIKHQ, from the coding sequence ATGAAGAAAAAGGTACTTATTGTCGGCGGAGTGGCCGGAGGAGCCTCTGCAGCGGCGCGGCTAAGACGTCTGGATGAAGATGCGGAAATCATCCTCTTTGAACGTGATGACTACATATCTTTTGCCAATTGCGGATTACCCTACTATATCGGTGGAGCGATTACGAAACGGGAGCGATTAATGGTTCAGACCCCGGAAGATATGCAGGCCCGCTTTAACATTGATGTGCGGATTCGCAGTGAAGTCATCCAGCTCGATGCCGATAACAAGAAAGTTCTCGTCAAAAGTCAGTCCAGAGGAACCTATGAAGAGAGTTACGATGCCATCATTCTTTCCCCCGGCGCTAAGGCTTTGTGGCCTAATATTCCCGGCATCGACAGCAAAAATATCCTCACTCTCCGCAATATCCCCGATACGGATGCTATCAAAGGCCTGGTGGATCAGAAAGGCGTGCAGAGCGCCATTATCATTGGCGGTGGTTTTGTAGGAGTTGAAATGGCTGAAAACCTCAGGGAACGGGGATTGAATGTAACTCTTGTCGAAGCCGCTCCCCATATCCTCGCCCCCTTTGATACAGATATGGTGGTTCTTGCCGAGAAAAAACTGGTGGCCAACGGAATTCGCCTTATCTTGAACGATGGCGTGAAGTCTTTTCAAGATCTGGATAACCAGGTTGAAGTGACTCTGGCCAGCAATACGAAGCTCCAGGGAGATCTGATCATCTTGGCCATCGGCGTCATCCCTGATACAGGATTCCTCAAAGAAAGCGGTTTAGAGCTGGGGCCCAAAGGTCATCTGATCGTTAATGAACATATGGAAACGAATCTTCCCCATGTCTATGCTGCAGGAGATGCTGTGGAGGTTCTGGACTATATAACCAAGACGAAAACGGCCATTCCTCTGGCCGGCCCGGCCAACAAGCAAGGCCGCATTGCAGCAGATAACATCGCCGGCTTAAATTCAACCTACAAGGGCACCCAGGGAACTTCCATCATCAAGATTTTTGAACTCACTGCCGCCAGTACCGGTGCTAATGAGAGAACACTGCAACGGGCAAATCTGCCTTATCATGTCATCCATATTCATCCTGTTTCTCATGCTTCCTATTATCCCAACGCTTATCCGCTGACCCTGAAGCTCATCTTCGGTGCCGATGGGAGGATTTTCGGTGCCCAGGGCATCGGCAGGGATGGCGTCGATAAGCGCATTGATGTTATCGCCACAGTCATCCGTCTTGGGGGTACCGTCGAGGACCTGACCGAGCTGGAGTTGGCCTATGCACCGCCCTTCTCCTCAGCCAAAGACCCTGTGAATATGGCCGGGTATGTGGCTCAGAATGTCTTAACCGGCCAAGCTCATATGCTGGTATGGGATGATCTGAACAAGATCGAGGAGGAGTATATCTTTGTTGATGTCCGGACTAAAATTGAATTTGCCAAGGGTCATGTGGAAGGAGCTATAAATATTCCCGTGGATGATCTTCGCCAACGTCTCCAGGAACTGGACCCCGCAAAGCTTATTGTTGTCTACTGCGAAGTGGGGTTAAGAGGCTACTTTGCCGAGCGGATTCTTACCCCAAGGGGCTATCGGGTCTTAAATCTTACCGGC
- a CDS encoding ArsR/SmtB family transcription factor, protein MDHGYAKYNEVAELLKVLAHPVRLCIVSRLLEMEECNVTTMHTCLNTPQSTISQHLQKLRSAGIVEYRRNGLEIYYKIKNRRITQLVSDVLQEV, encoded by the coding sequence TTGGATCATGGTTACGCAAAATACAATGAGGTCGCTGAATTGCTTAAAGTTTTAGCTCATCCGGTAAGACTTTGTATTGTGAGCAGGTTGCTGGAAATGGAGGAGTGCAATGTAACCACCATGCATACTTGTCTCAATACTCCTCAGTCCACCATATCCCAGCATTTACAGAAATTGCGTTCCGCCGGCATCGTGGAATACCGCAGAAATGGTCTGGAAATCTATTACAAAATAAAGAACAGAAGAATCACCCAACTTGTCAGCGATGTCCTTCAAGAAGTGTGA
- a CDS encoding Crp/Fnr family transcriptional regulator → MGGKTKGIVEELIETFSFAQELSYKQIEALVEHSTIQEVPAGTIIAEKGSYCHGLALLLSGELRVAMNSEDGREVTIYHIFKGRICPLSAACVLGDFKGNTVTVTAETDVKVVWVSRRFFARSFAESEPFYRFVINDISNRLFEATEVVDSIAFVPVRKRLAQLLFSSSNSGRSPVYMTHEGFARELGTAREVISRELKGFERLGILTLSRGRLDIKEPKELEKLIQ, encoded by the coding sequence ATGGGAGGTAAAACTAAAGGTATCGTTGAGGAATTAATCGAAACCTTCAGCTTTGCTCAAGAGTTATCCTATAAGCAGATTGAGGCCTTGGTGGAACATTCAACTATTCAAGAAGTCCCTGCCGGTACCATCATTGCGGAAAAGGGTTCCTATTGCCACGGCTTGGCTTTACTTTTATCCGGAGAGCTGAGGGTGGCTATGAATTCGGAGGACGGGCGGGAAGTAACCATTTATCATATCTTTAAGGGCCGGATTTGTCCTCTGTCGGCGGCCTGTGTGTTAGGAGATTTTAAAGGCAACACGGTCACAGTTACAGCTGAGACTGATGTTAAGGTCGTTTGGGTATCCCGCAGGTTTTTCGCACGGTCTTTTGCCGAATCGGAACCCTTTTATCGGTTTGTGATCAACGATATATCCAATCGGCTTTTCGAGGCGACCGAGGTGGTGGACAGTATTGCCTTTGTGCCGGTAAGAAAACGGCTGGCTCAGCTCCTGTTCTCCAGCAGTAATAGTGGCCGCTCTCCCGTTTATATGACCCATGAGGGCTTTGCCCGGGAGCTGGGTACAGCACGGGAAGTTATTAGCCGGGAACTGAAAGGGTTTGAGCGGCTGGGTATTTTAACCTTATCACGGGGGCGCCTGGATATTAAGGAGCCTAAAGAATTAGAAAAGCTCATTCAATAG
- a CDS encoding rhodanese-like domain-containing protein translates to MKHRIRFKTLLGVSLLAFALAGCANTSPATVVGPGTSEAPLVEQFESVRQVVDEFLAGDKVAAMTPEELYQIVREGNGHYLLVDIRANQDFVSSNIPGSVSIPYAQTSSPERLESLPKDKTMVVIDYNGHLAAQTAATWNQLGYQTVPLLYGMQSWTQEASPTGYEAFPTQPLNNTLVTDMTTVTLAENTLPEIKYPEGKTQEYIAHTTRTYLDRNYKGVITAEELDSELQQGSADHYLLVDIREPKHYQQGHLEGAVNIPLGQLADSDKVKSYSPDQRIVLIGYDGMDASQGARSLVTLGYDCVALKYGMSYWSAQEAATGAVPVHSLVKEYYQLTPLNYLPPSTGAAGCG, encoded by the coding sequence ATGAAACATCGGATTCGATTCAAGACTCTGCTGGGAGTGTCGTTGCTTGCGTTTGCTTTGGCAGGATGTGCCAATACAAGTCCGGCGACTGTGGTTGGACCGGGCACTAGTGAAGCACCCTTGGTGGAGCAGTTTGAATCCGTCAGGCAAGTTGTGGATGAATTTCTTGCCGGGGATAAAGTCGCCGCCATGACGCCTGAGGAGCTTTATCAGATTGTCCGGGAGGGTAATGGTCATTACTTGTTAGTGGATATAAGAGCTAATCAGGATTTCGTCAGCAGCAATATCCCAGGTTCAGTCAGCATACCTTACGCTCAAACCTCTAGCCCGGAAAGGCTGGAGAGCTTGCCTAAAGACAAAACCATGGTGGTTATTGACTATAACGGCCATCTGGCGGCCCAAACGGCAGCCACCTGGAATCAATTGGGATATCAGACGGTACCGCTTCTCTATGGCATGCAAAGCTGGACACAAGAAGCATCACCTACCGGTTATGAGGCATTTCCTACCCAACCTCTCAATAACACCTTGGTTACAGACATGACAACAGTAACCCTTGCAGAGAATACCCTTCCGGAAATTAAGTACCCTGAGGGGAAAACCCAGGAGTATATCGCTCACACCACCAGAACCTATCTGGATCGGAATTATAAAGGAGTCATTACTGCGGAAGAACTTGACAGCGAGCTGCAGCAAGGGTCTGCAGACCACTATCTTTTGGTGGACATTCGTGAACCGAAGCATTACCAGCAGGGGCATCTTGAAGGAGCCGTCAATATTCCGCTGGGCCAATTGGCCGATTCGGATAAGGTTAAGAGCTACTCACCGGATCAACGGATTGTTTTGATCGGCTATGACGGTATGGATGCCAGCCAGGGGGCCCGGAGCCTGGTCACCTTGGGATATGATTGTGTGGCTCTGAAGTATGGAATGAGCTATTGGAGTGCTCAGGAGGCCGCCACGGGAGCGGTTCCGGTGCACAGCCTTGTTAAGGAATATTACCAATTAACTCCGTTGAACTATCTCCCACCGAGTACAGGTGCGGCAGGTTGTGGTTGA
- the srrA gene encoding respiratory selenite reductase catalytic subunit SrrA: MQPISRRSFLKLAAATTTAVALPQALKMDFQAFAEEAKHAEVTRVPSLCNGCSSYCGVWAYVKNGRLWKIEGNDIHMKSRGHICARGHGIAQNVYNPGRVTQPMKRVDDKNNFQPMTWEEAFQEVGAKMKAIVEEHGGDKMVWACHGGKESYAQQFMDIIGSSTYITHYATCFSAKTNIWQNMVGGMFNPDFDQAKTMLFAGRNYAGGIIPAAMKRITEAKAQGAKIIVVDPRFCELATIADEWIPIRPGTDLAFFLGIAHTLITEKLYDQSFMEQYVYGFDEFWMHNKDFNADQAATICGIAADKIREVARELAGSAPQAFLDPGYHGLAAHYQNSNETMMLNIIINALLGNFWKAGGLFPAASTTFGHPEATYYGPVAAKGIRADGAGEVGEYPLVEPSRGIPQRIPDMIEKGRARMVFFYSYNPLRSAPEPEYQKKIKNADLVVSIPYDWNETSLYAAHYILPENHYLERTEHPKVINGNIYWPATQVATRFKALESTTSSLDLLDIMKGLTKAYGIENLYGYTVEEELEVALGPIGVSVDELREKGCIELMPSVLPKEKGLTFGTFTGKIEFSIGAWRKEGYLGVPTWVPPLVEPAGVNEFRLIHGKQPWHSHIMTTNNPYLMAITEEKKGTYMWINSSRAGELGIQEGDWVTVSSDITSKQVQAHITEGLHPECVWLPSTYGTFSEKLELGYGQGVNYNDFIPARIDKKTGHVMGQECIVTITKGGK, encoded by the coding sequence ATGCAGCCAATATCACGTCGGTCGTTCTTAAAACTTGCTGCTGCGACCACGACAGCCGTTGCTCTGCCCCAAGCATTAAAGATGGATTTCCAAGCTTTTGCCGAAGAGGCTAAGCATGCAGAGGTCACACGGGTTCCATCCCTTTGCAATGGCTGTTCCAGCTACTGTGGAGTATGGGCTTATGTGAAAAACGGCAGGTTGTGGAAGATTGAAGGCAATGATATTCATATGAAATCCAGAGGCCATATCTGTGCGCGGGGGCATGGAATTGCTCAGAATGTGTATAACCCTGGACGGGTGACTCAGCCTATGAAGCGTGTGGATGACAAAAACAATTTCCAACCCATGACCTGGGAGGAGGCTTTCCAAGAGGTGGGGGCCAAGATGAAAGCCATCGTCGAAGAGCATGGCGGCGATAAAATGGTCTGGGCCTGCCATGGGGGTAAGGAGAGCTATGCCCAGCAATTCATGGATATCATTGGTTCTTCTACCTATATAACTCATTATGCTACCTGCTTTTCAGCAAAAACCAACATCTGGCAGAACATGGTGGGCGGTATGTTTAATCCGGACTTTGATCAAGCCAAAACCATGCTCTTTGCAGGAAGAAACTATGCCGGGGGAATTATTCCCGCCGCTATGAAACGGATCACGGAAGCCAAAGCCCAAGGGGCGAAAATCATCGTTGTGGATCCCCGCTTCTGTGAATTGGCGACTATCGCCGACGAATGGATTCCTATTCGGCCTGGGACAGACTTAGCTTTCTTTTTAGGAATCGCCCACACATTAATTACCGAAAAACTCTATGATCAGAGCTTTATGGAGCAATATGTTTATGGCTTTGACGAATTCTGGATGCATAATAAGGACTTCAACGCCGATCAGGCAGCCACGATCTGCGGTATCGCCGCCGATAAGATTCGTGAAGTGGCCAGAGAATTGGCCGGAAGTGCTCCCCAGGCCTTCCTGGATCCCGGCTATCACGGATTAGCCGCCCATTACCAGAACTCCAATGAGACCATGATGCTCAATATTATTATCAATGCTCTGCTGGGCAACTTCTGGAAAGCCGGCGGACTGTTTCCAGCCGCCAGCACAACCTTTGGCCATCCCGAAGCCACCTATTACGGACCTGTCGCCGCTAAAGGAATCCGCGCCGACGGAGCCGGTGAGGTAGGAGAATACCCCTTAGTGGAACCTTCCCGGGGGATTCCGCAAAGAATTCCCGACATGATTGAAAAAGGCAGAGCCAGAATGGTGTTCTTTTATTCCTACAATCCTTTGCGCTCAGCTCCTGAACCGGAATACCAAAAGAAGATTAAAAATGCGGATTTAGTGGTGAGCATTCCCTATGACTGGAATGAAACTTCTCTCTACGCCGCCCATTATATTTTGCCTGAGAACCACTATTTGGAACGGACGGAACATCCCAAGGTCATTAATGGCAATATCTATTGGCCGGCGACTCAAGTGGCTACCCGGTTTAAAGCTCTGGAGAGCACCACTTCAAGCCTTGACCTGTTGGATATTATGAAAGGCTTGACCAAGGCTTATGGAATCGAAAACCTCTACGGCTATACCGTGGAGGAAGAATTGGAAGTGGCTCTGGGCCCCATCGGAGTCAGTGTGGATGAACTGCGGGAAAAGGGCTGCATAGAGCTTATGCCCTCAGTACTGCCTAAAGAGAAAGGGCTAACCTTTGGCACCTTTACCGGAAAAATAGAATTCTCCATAGGAGCCTGGAGAAAGGAAGGCTATCTGGGCGTACCCACTTGGGTGCCTCCTTTAGTGGAGCCGGCGGGAGTCAACGAGTTTCGTTTGATTCATGGCAAGCAGCCCTGGCATTCCCACATCATGACCACCAATAACCCATATTTAATGGCCATTACCGAAGAGAAAAAGGGCACTTATATGTGGATAAACAGTTCCCGAGCCGGTGAGTTAGGTATCCAGGAGGGGGATTGGGTTACGGTGTCCAGTGACATAACCTCCAAACAGGTACAGGCCCATATAACGGAAGGCCTTCATCCCGAATGTGTTTGGCTGCCCTCAACCTATGGAACGTTCTCTGAAAAACTGGAACTTGGCTACGGCCAAGGTGTGAATTATAACGATTTTATTCCTGCCCGAATCGATAAGAAGACAGGTCATGTCATGGGGCAGGAATGCATCGTAACCATTACAAAGGGGGGGAAATGA
- a CDS encoding 4Fe-4S dicluster domain-containing protein, which produces MADYVMFIDPNRCTGCNACRIACQTQWGLAPTMNFNSLIEQETGKYPKVQRLITPVQCQHCDDAPCQTVCPTGATYKREDGIVLIDAQKCIGCKYCMVACPYNARVINEHGVPEKCRFCAEYVVNGGTPACVSTCMNDVRVFGDLDDPSSPLHELLKNQDLIQLRADLHTKPRIYYAKSKRI; this is translated from the coding sequence ATGGCTGACTATGTAATGTTCATTGACCCCAACCGATGCACAGGCTGCAATGCGTGCCGAATCGCCTGCCAGACCCAGTGGGGGTTAGCGCCGACCATGAATTTTAACAGCCTTATCGAACAGGAGACAGGGAAATATCCCAAGGTGCAGCGGCTGATTACTCCCGTTCAATGTCAGCATTGCGACGACGCTCCTTGTCAAACGGTTTGCCCAACAGGAGCGACCTATAAGAGAGAAGATGGAATTGTTCTAATCGATGCCCAAAAGTGCATTGGCTGTAAATATTGTATGGTGGCCTGCCCTTATAATGCCCGGGTCATCAATGAGCACGGAGTGCCGGAGAAATGCCGCTTTTGTGCCGAGTATGTGGTCAATGGGGGAACACCGGCCTGCGTATCCACTTGTATGAATGATGTGCGCGTTTTTGGTGATTTGGATGATCCCAGCAGCCCCCTTCATGAACTGCTTAAGAACCAAGACCTTATCCAGCTTCGGGCTGATCTCCATACCAAGCCGAGAATCTACTATGCCAAGAGTAAACGTATTTAA
- the nrfD gene encoding NrfD/PsrC family molybdoenzyme membrane anchor subunit, which yields MEKRKYRRSIWTYVSLLLLAFAVAGSINKYLISGEHAFGVSPDVPWGALISGYVFFAVAATGTGLVGSLGHVFRIRKFEVLSKRALLASILLLLAAFIVLAVELSNPFKMVYLLLSPNLSSPILWMGVFYGFYLVLLFGEFFFTMKDNHKAATGIAYVSLVVKLSAIINLGRVFGFTTTRSFWDGYYYPAYMVVSAVVSGAAVLTIIHYLSGKESLGSSQNAQGKDLARTLSQILAGGLLVFALFQAIKVGTSLGSGNQAVAQAAQALISGPMAVPFWLMEVLVGIVAPLLILYRSKFSSPGLSFWAGILTMLGLLFSRLDFVYAGQVVPLQITDAAAKAVHVFNAYAPTWSEWSLIMGAVGLIILVFDYAESKLSLDSHY from the coding sequence ATGGAAAAAAGAAAGTATCGGCGAAGTATTTGGACCTATGTGTCTCTTCTTTTGTTGGCCTTTGCCGTGGCGGGATCCATCAATAAGTACCTGATCAGCGGGGAACATGCCTTTGGCGTCAGCCCGGACGTTCCCTGGGGAGCCTTGATTTCCGGCTATGTCTTCTTTGCCGTGGCTGCTACCGGGACAGGGCTGGTGGGTTCCTTAGGCCATGTCTTCCGCATCAGGAAATTCGAAGTTCTATCCAAGCGCGCTCTGCTGGCCTCCATACTCCTGCTGCTTGCTGCTTTCATCGTGCTGGCCGTGGAGCTGTCCAATCCCTTTAAGATGGTTTACCTCCTGCTTTCCCCTAATTTGTCCAGCCCAATTCTTTGGATGGGAGTCTTTTATGGGTTCTACCTGGTGCTGCTGTTCGGTGAGTTCTTTTTTACCATGAAAGACAATCACAAGGCCGCTACAGGGATTGCCTATGTGTCCTTGGTTGTTAAATTATCCGCCATCATCAATTTAGGCAGAGTGTTTGGTTTCACTACCACCCGCAGCTTTTGGGACGGGTATTATTATCCGGCGTATATGGTCGTCTCGGCGGTGGTCTCCGGTGCAGCCGTGCTCACCATCATTCATTATCTGTCCGGGAAAGAATCCCTGGGTTCCTCACAAAACGCTCAGGGAAAAGACCTTGCCCGCACACTTAGTCAGATCTTAGCCGGTGGGTTGCTTGTCTTTGCACTCTTCCAGGCCATCAAGGTAGGGACATCACTGGGCAGCGGCAACCAGGCAGTGGCTCAGGCCGCTCAAGCCTTGATATCCGGTCCAATGGCAGTACCTTTCTGGCTGATGGAAGTCTTGGTGGGAATTGTGGCTCCCTTGCTGATTCTCTATCGATCTAAATTCTCATCACCGGGGCTATCCTTCTGGGCCGGAATCCTGACCATGCTTGGCCTGCTCTTTTCCAGACTGGACTTTGTCTACGCCGGTCAAGTGGTGCCCTTGCAAATTACCGATGCAGCGGCCAAGGCTGTGCATGTGTTCAATGCTTATGCACCGACCTGGAGTGAATGGTCGCTAATTATGGGGGCTGTAGGCTTGATTATCCTGGTGTTCGATTATGCCGAAAGCAAACTTTCTCTGGATTCTCATTATTAA
- a CDS encoding TorD/DmsD family molecular chaperone: protein MNNTCASRQALQNLLQLLAEFFAFPDEEFCAAVRTGLVDLQVKELSQGAGLPRESEFKKDALTYGEWVTAYNHCFLGVQKPFAPPIESIYKPWTGDESFQVSFKAQKGYLMGDSAHHVQHILKSFGLEIPLEYTMMPDHLIILLELLAFLVGGGFEKEAKQFCRDHFDWLPDLHRAVEALPVNGRLFMAALAELEGLLQAFLSQDQNHVPLQEMIAPAKFLN from the coding sequence ATGAATAACACCTGTGCCTCCCGGCAGGCCTTACAGAATTTGCTGCAGCTTTTGGCAGAGTTTTTTGCCTTCCCTGATGAGGAGTTCTGTGCAGCGGTCCGCACGGGGCTTGTCGATCTGCAGGTAAAAGAACTAAGTCAAGGAGCAGGGTTACCCCGAGAAAGCGAATTTAAGAAGGATGCTCTGACCTATGGAGAGTGGGTGACTGCTTACAATCACTGCTTTTTAGGAGTCCAGAAGCCCTTTGCCCCTCCCATTGAATCGATCTACAAGCCCTGGACCGGGGATGAAAGCTTTCAGGTGTCCTTTAAAGCTCAAAAGGGGTATCTGATGGGGGATTCCGCACACCATGTTCAGCATATTCTTAAATCTTTTGGTCTGGAAATCCCACTTGAATACACGATGATGCCGGATCACCTGATCATCCTTTTGGAATTGCTGGCCTTTTTGGTGGGGGGAGGTTTTGAAAAAGAGGCTAAGCAGTTTTGCCGGGACCATTTTGACTGGCTGCCGGATTTGCATAGAGCTGTTGAAGCTCTTCCCGTCAATGGACGCCTTTTCATGGCGGCTCTTGCTGAATTAGAAGGCCTTCTCCAAGCTTTCCTGAGTCAGGATCAGAATCATGTACCTTTGCAGGAGATGATTGCGCCGGCCAAGTTTCTGAATTAA